A stretch of Besnoitia besnoiti strain Bb-Ger1 chromosome III, whole genome shotgun sequence DNA encodes these proteins:
- a CDS encoding splicing factor SF2 (encoded by transcript BESB_044320), protein MSRPSPSPRRGRSSSAPRQGSRIFVANLPLDVTESEVEDLFYKFGKIEDIELRRDRAADSTIAFVQFADYKAADEAIDGRDGTRLGFHRIRIERARQRLRRSGDFGRERGWGSGGRDGGGTAYGPPRRSEFRVNVFGLPSTASWQDLKDHMRRAGDVGYANIEGGVGVVEYSNADDMDYALRKLHGSLFRNIFHTAKIRVERDAGDDYAPARRRPSPGRDRDRQVDFSRDQASKFLSRYRGSRSPRRARGYSPGEFSSPERRRAEEDRGRRRNEASSLEAERQRRRKADGGEEELRRRRRDSVEGDRQKGRADTRRRDAKSYAAEEAEDRRRREAKSYSDEEDERRGKNSKSYSDEADEGRGKRVKSYANEENERRGKSAKSYSDEEDERRGKSAKSYSDEEDERRGKSAQTYSDEEDECRGKEAKTYVEEDDERRRDAKGYSDEDGESRGDRRGVGDAEARRRRAPRNASDEEDGSRRVAGGPSSDEGDPRKCSRGLRPDEEEDRRGGDLKGCSDEEEDRERRGSCHSPSRSGSAALRRSSGSSPRDARDCTESVQRRQERSREELRGEGRGREKLSSSRSPSRGYRARYGYKRAREDEEDVIRRRPRQGDIDGENARENGRRRDEPRDLDDGCREVRTD, encoded by the exons AtgtcgcggccttcgccttctccgcgtcgcgggcgctcgagcagcgcgccgcgccagggCAGCAGAATCTTCGTCGCGAATCTTCCGCTCGACGTGACTGAAAGCGAAGTCGAAGACCTGTTCTACAAG TTCGGGAAAATCGAGGATATTGAACTTCGGCGCGATCGCGCGGCAGACTCTACGATTGCCTTCGTTCAGTTCGCCGACTATAA agctgcagacgaggcgatTGACGGGAGAGACGGCACACGCCTGGGGTTTCATCGCATCCGCatcgagcgcgcgcgccagagacTTCGACGCTCAGGCGACTTcgggcgagagcgcggctGGGGCAGCGGAGGGCGTGACGGCGGCGGAACTGCCTACGGGCCGCCTCGCAG ATCCGAGTTCCGCGTGAACGTCTTCGGCCTTCCCTCGACGGCGAGTTGGCAAGATCTGAAGGATCAcatgcgccgcgcaggcgacgtcgGATACGCAAACATCGAAGGAGGC GTAGGAGTAGTGGAGTACTCCAACGCGGACGACATGGACTATGCCTTGCGCAAGTTGCACGGAAGCCTCTTTAGAAACATCTTCCACACTGCGAAGATTCGCGTTGAACGCGAT GCTGGTGACGACTACGCCcccgctcggcgtcgcccgagCCCTGGAAGAGATCGCGACAGGCAAGTCGATTTCTCGCGCGATCAGGCCTCGAAGTTTTT ATCGCGTTACCGCGGTAgccggtcgccgcgtcgtGCGCGCGGGTACTCGCCTGGCGAGTTCTCCTCTcccgagcggcgccgcgcagaagaagaccgcgggaggagaaggaatgaggcgagcagcctggaggctgagcgccagagaagaagaaaagctgacggcggggaggaggagctgagacggcgacgccgagacagCGTAGAGGGCGACCGGCAGAAAGGGCGCGCAGACaccagacgcagagacgcgaagagctacgccgccgaggaagcagaagacagacggcgacgcgaggcgaagtCCTACTCTGATGAAGAGGATGAGCGGCGAGGGAAAAATTCGAAATCCTATTCTGATGAAGCGGACGAAGGTAGAGGAAAACGTGTGAAGTCGTACGCTAATGAAGAGAATGAGCGTCGAGGGAAAAGTGCGAAGTCCTACTCTGATGAAGAGGATGAGCGTCGAGGGAAAAGTGCGAAGTCCTACTCTGATGAAGAGGATGAGCGTCGAGGAAAAAGTGCGCAGACCTACTCTGATGAAGAAGATGAGTGTAGAGGgaaagaggcgaagacgtACGTTGAAGAAGATGATGAACGACGCAGGGACGCAAAGGGCTACTCCGATGAAGACGGTGAAAGCAGAGGTGACCGGCGCGGCGTAGGagacgctgaggcgaggcggcggcgagctcctcggAACGCGTCTGATGAAGAGGACGGGAgccgtcgcgtcgccggAGGCCCGTCGtccgacgaaggcgacccCCGCAAGTGCTCAAGAGGTCTCCGTccagacgaggaagaagaccgcCGAGGTGGCGATTTGAAGGGCTGCTccgatgaagaggaagatcgcgagagacgagggTCGTGCCACAGCCCCAGTCGCAGCGGGAGCGCGGCCTTGCGGCGTTCGTCGGGCTCGTCGCCCCGCGACGCTAGAGACTGCACCGAGTCTGttcagaggagacaggaacgcagcagagaggagctacgaggagagggacgcggccgcgagaagctctcgtcttcgcgctcgccgtcgcgaggCTACCGCGCACGCTACGGTTAcaaacgcgcgcgagaagacgaagaagacgtgatccggaggcgcccgcggcaagGGGACATCGACGGCGAGAATGCCCGCGAGaacgggcgcaggcgcgacgagcCCAGAGACCTCGACGACGGCTGCCGCGAGGTACGCACGGActga
- a CDS encoding hypothetical protein (encoded by transcript BESB_044310), with protein MKASAASAAKRLTASLPCFASSREVPRTFRSGICQRSHVSGFPPQSRARQAGVALRPLFKRFPSRHSPSHSFMLSAFYSLSRSPLASRLSSSACLPSPLESLPSSSPLPSVAPPSSRLVSSAFRRVPSPLKICARDQCLAHLPLTAAFADIPCARAGPLSGAVASSPPDRLRPSGTVTREQGTLLRAGSLASVGVAVGSHARRGFASERPAREREGPQEDETSCLPPQVHDDESLTLMQQMAEAFNQRPCRSRRTAQPQAVHVVGDLALSPSVTTSSFVPTFAASASASSPPSPRAADNRRESDVASGAEAADQNPGSSGDDWASALAEPRASGGAHPSAPASSSGRPSGESQEANWGRSKARDEMPQDGTEELVVVDLEKLRRDSKLVFLPVQTVLRTLVDTYPGMYVWRDGFVHTVKQLLAAAGLVSPSQRVSDEVLHQAFDFLDKSNNEIIDLLEAVRGLPQLCRASHDDRIKALFELFDRRGCRRLHFDEVMEVFCFIYRVILTPSVVSQLKEASLDFTTIDDIALHTTRQLFSHLRRASALPLQPSRASIAFKYGFPSRAAPSETSPASRSATAAEGSSREKLSSAPSASYFASSRRPATPLDAWEGRERRCERGDENREAKTREIAATEEGPWKQALQRRDEFISYKDFKEICATLPPSVGFSKASLLELPLILLVRDVLAPLRSHVVIRRRRSASRGSFASN; from the exons ATGAAAGCGTCGGCGGCATCTGCTGCCAAGAGGCTTACTGCCTCACTTCCTtgtttcgcctcctcgcgggagGTCCCGCGCACATTCAGGAGTGGCATCTGTCAAAGGTCTCATGTCTCTGGTTTCCCTCCGCAGTCTCGTGCTCGGCAAGCTGGCGTCGCGCTACGGCCCTTGTTCAAGCGGTTTCCCTCGCGTCATTCTCCATCTCACAGTTTCATGCTCTCTGCGTTCTACAGtctgtctcgctcgccgctcgctagccgtctctcgtcttctgcttGCTTGCCTAGTCCACTGGAgtctctgccttcgtcgtctcctctcccgtCTGTCgctccgccctcttcgcgtctcgtTTCCTCAGCTTTTCGTCGtgtgccgtcgcctctgaaGATTTGCGCTCGCGACCAATGCCTGGCTCACCTGCCACTCACAGCTGCCTTTGCCGACATCCCAtgtgcgcgcgcgggcccgctcagcggcgccgtcgcctcctcgccccccgACCGCCTTCGTCCGAGCGGGACTGTCACACGTGAGCAGGGGACGCTTCTGCGAGCTGGTTCACTCGCCAGCGTGGGCGTCGCTGTTGGATcccacgcgcgacgcggcttcgcctcggagcgaccggcgcgagagcgcgaagGGCCTCAAGAAGACGAGACATCTTGTCTGCCGCCCCAAGTTCACGATGATGAGTCGCTCACGCTGATGCAGCAAATGGCGGAGGCCTTCAACCAGAG GCCTTGCCGCTCGCGACgcacggcgcagccgcaggccgtGCATGTAGTCGGCGacctcgccctctcgcctAGCGTGACCACCTCCTCCTTTGTGCCCActttcgccgcgtctgcttccgcgtcgtcgcccccctcgccacgcgccgcagacaacAGGCGTGAATCGGacgtcgccagcggcgcggaggccgcagatCAGAATCCGGGGTCGTCTGGCGACGACTGGGCGTCCGCgctcgcagagccgcgcgcgagcggcggcgcacatCCCTCAGCacctgcttcttcctcggggCGGCCTTCTGGGGAGTCACAGGAAGCGAACTGGGGCAGGTCGAAGGCGCGAGATGAGATGCCGCAGGACGGCACGGAAGAGCTGGTTGTGGTGGACTTGGAAAAACTCAGGCGCGACTCAAAGCTCGTTTTCCTGCCTGTGCAAACGG TCCTCCGAACGCTGGTCGACACCTATCCGGGCATGTATGTCTGGCGCGACGGTTTCGTCCATACGGTGAAGCAGCTgcttgctgctgccggcCTGGTGTCTCCTTCGCAGCGCGTTTCTGACGAAGTTCTTCATC AGGCGTTTGATTTTCTCGATAAGAGCAACAACGAAATCATCGACCTGCTTGAGGCcgtgcgcggcctgccgcagctctgTCGCGCGAGTCACGACGATCGAATTAAGG CTTTGTTTGAGCTGTTTGACcgacgcggctgccggcggctgcaCTTCGATGAAGTCATGGAGGTTTTCTGCTTCATCTATCGAG TCATCCTCACGCCGTCTGTCGTGTCGCAGCTGAAGGAGGCGTCTCTCGATTTTACGAcg ATTGACGACATCGCGCTGCACACGACGCGGCAGCTGTTCTCgcatctgcggcgcgccagcgcgctgccgctgcagccttcTCGGGCGTCGATTGCGTTCAAGTATGGCTtcccgtcgcgcgccgcgcccagcgagACTTCCCCGGCTTCGCGAAGTGCGACGGCCGCTgagggcagcagccgcgagaagctttcctccgcgccctccgcgtcctacttcgcctcctcgcggcgcccggcgacgccgctcgACGCCTgggaagggagagagcggcgctgTGAGCGCGGAGATGAGAACAGAGAGGCCAAAACGCGCGAAATCGCCGCGACCGAAGAAGGCCCCTGGAAGcaggcgctccagcgccgcgacgagtTCATTTCCTATAAAGACTTCAAGGAAAT ctgcgcgacgctgccgccCAGTGTCGGGTTCTCGAAGGCCTCGCTGTTGGAACTCCCTCTGATTCTCCTCGTGCGCGACGTTCTCGCTCCCCTCCGGTCTCACGTTGTCatccgccgacggcgaagcgctTCTCGGGGCTCCTTTGCTTCCAACTAG
- a CDS encoding putative membrane protein C17G8.08c (encoded by transcript BESB_044300), with translation MNPGGPSPLSLAGDAELSGSYPAGIVVDASFLSTFVASFFVIMCSELGDKTFLITALLAMKEGNAVYVFIGSISALWLMTGLSAAGGVLLPTLLSAEVTHWIMIAMLTIFGVKMLIEGFSTDDGETGEEMSRLEKELAIKKDSEGTDTEMKTRAQEKGAEDAAGLSHLDGDGPLAREWTQVAPTEDEEARRTLKSGEATARDVLRSPETASRGVLCRAGCAVAAAISSLVNPVFLQSFGLTFVAEWGDRSQMSTFALAASRNVAGVFAGAALGHALCTALAVIGGKVLAARISERLVLLAGGVMFILFAIFGAVLDV, from the exons ATGAACCCCGGGGGTCCGTCGCCGCTTTCTTTGGCGGGGGATGCGGAGCTTTCAGGTTCCTATCCGGCCGGCATCGTGGTCGACGCGTCCTTCCTCTCCACGTTCGTggcttccttcttcgtcaTCATGTGCTCGGAGCTTGGCGACAAG ACGTTTTTAATCACGGCGCTACTGGCCATGAAGGAGGGCAACGCGGTCTACGTCTTCATCGGCTCGATCTCCGCGTTGTGGCTGATGACGGGTCtgagcgccgcgggaggcgtgCTGCTCCCCACGCTGCTCTCGGCCGAAGTCACGCACTGGATTATGATTGCCATGCTGACGATCTTCGGCGTGAAGATGCTCATCGAAGGATTCTCTACAGACGACGGCG AAACCGGCGAAGAAATGTCGCGTCTCGAGAAGGAGCTCGCCATCAAGAAGGACTCAGAGGGGACTGATACGGAGATGAAAACCCGCGCCCAAGAGAaaggcgccgaggacgctGCCGGCTTGTCGCACCTCGACGGAGACGGCCCTCTAGCTCGTGAGTGGACCCAGGTTGCGCCG acggaggacgaggaagcgcggaggacgctcaagagcggcgaggcgaccgcgcgggaCGTGCTGCGATCGCCAGAGACGGCGTCGCGAGGCGTGTTGTGTCGAGCCGGATGCGCCGTTGCCGCCGCGATTTCGTCACTCGTGAACCCGGTTTTTCTGCAAAGCTTCGGGCTGACTTTCGTCGCTGAATGGGGTGATAGGTCCCAAATGTCTACGTTCGCGCTGGCCGCGAGCCGAAACGTGGCGGGAGTCTTTGCGG gcgctgcgctggGACACGCCCTCTGCACAGCGTTGGCGGTTATCGGCGGAAAAGTTCTCGCCGCACGCATCTCCGAGCGCTTGGTCTTGCTCGCTGGAG GCGTGATGTTCATCCTCTTTGCCATCTTCGGTGCGGTCTTGGACGtgtga
- a CDS encoding WD domain, G-beta repeat-containing protein (encoded by transcript BESB_044280) codes for MSLRERQEEQLHQALLLYLQKRFPETAKVFQDEAKLQGFAGGALTRRCSSLQNAGRVTLAGAAAASQLDEDLLPRRWGATARLQAKVTSLQSQLVQQQEQIALLMAAAAGRAPAEGAAQAAKQAGDLADGKREDDEAAAARAASGEKPEKVDWVLPCAPAVYTLAGPRCPVNALAVHPLLAQLVTASDDGVLRIYHIMQGEGKFERQFKAHSVAINDVVFDASGRWCATASADMAVKVFDVQQNYEPSRTLQGHSDIVSGLQFCSLDESPRDGAGPAGFGRQASNGVLSSASSAFLFSCSRDGTVKLWALASGLCVRTFSPAPQDVFARSGSREAWIRAVAAPEKSMRAAKLFASCGNDQKVCLWRYDLGVVVREMTGHSHVVESAVFASEKMLRLLHAHKQAPPPLPNSLLDEGLLKAAEKESGTLHVLRLCGLVLFSASRDRTLRMWDAVQGVTLKVFVGHDNWVRCVILHPAGSHIVSSGDDRSVRCWNVISGACERVIAPAHSQFVTSLGFDFSSLLLASGSLDCTVKLWSCSHSQHKELANKQLKP; via the exons atgtcgctgcgcgagaggcaaGAGGAGCAACTGCATCAGGCGTTGCTTCTCTACTTGCAGAAGCGCTTCCCCGAAACCGCAAAGGTTTTCCAGGATGAGGCCAAACTTCAG GGCtttgcaggcggcgccttgACTCGGCGGTGCAGCAGCTTGCAGAATGCGGGGCGCGTcacgctggcgggcgcggcggcggcctcgcagctcgACGAAGACCTGCTGCCTCGGAGGTggggagcgacggcgcgcctgcaggcaaAAGTAACTTCGCTGCAGAGTCAACTTGTTCAGCAGCAGGAGCAGATTGCGCTTCTaatggcggcggcggcggggcgtgcgccggcggagggcgccgcgcaggccgcgaagcaggcggGCGACCTGGCGGACGGCaagcgcgaagacgacgaagcggcggcggcgcgcgcagcgagcggagaAAAACCTGAGAAAGTCGACTGGGTGCTGCCttgcgcgcccgccgtgtACACACTCGCGGGCCCCCGCTGTCCGGTGaacgccctcgccgtccatccgctcctcgcgcagctcgtgACGGCCTCCGACGACGGCGTGCTCAGG ATCTACCATATTATGCAAGGCGAAGGAAAATTCGAGAGGCAGTTCAAAGCCCACAGCGTGGCGATCAACGACGTCGTGTTTGACGCCTCAGGCCGATG GTGCGCGACCGCCTCCGCGGACATGGCTGTGAAGGTCTTCGACGTCCAGCAGAACTATGAGCCCTCCCGCACGCTTCAGGGTCACAGTGACATCGTCTCC GGCCTCCAGTTTTGCTCGCTCGACGAGAGCCCTCGCGACGGAGCGGGGCCAGCGGGCTTTGGGCGCCAAGCGAGCAACGGCGTCTtgtcgagcgcctcctccgcctttctcttctcctgcTCGCGCGACGGGACTGTCAAGCTGTGGGCGCTCGCCTCGGGGCTCTGCGTCCGCACtttctcgccggcgccgcaggacgTGTTCGCCCGCTcaggctcgcgcgaggcatggattcgcgccgtcgcggctccCGAAAAGAGCATGCGCGCGGCCAAGCTCTTTGCCAGCTGCGGAAACGACCAAAA AGTGTGCCTCTGGCGGTACGACCTGGGTGTCGTCGTTCGCGAGATGACCGGGCATTCCCATGTGGTGGAAAGCGCCGTGTTCGCCTCGGAGAAGAtgcttcgtctgctgcatgcgcacaagCAAGCACCCCCTCCCCTGCCCAACAGCCTTCTC GACGAAGGCTTGCTGAAggctgcggagaaggagTCGGGCACTTTGCACGTTTTGAGGCTCTGCGGCTTGGTGCTTTTCTCCGCCTCACGAGACCGGACGCTGCGCATGTGGGACGCCGTGCAGGGCGTGACGCTGAAAGTTTTT GTCGGTCACGACAACTGGGTTCGGTGCGTCATCCTCCATCCGGCGGGCAGCCACATCGTTTCCTCCGGCGACGATCGCTCGGTGCGATGCTGGAACGTCATCTCAG gcgcctgcgaaagGGTGATCGCGCCAGCGCACTCGCAGTTCGTCACAAGCCTCGGTTTCGACTTCTCCAGTCTACTCCTGGCGAGCG GCTCGCTCGATTGCACAGTGAAGCTGTGGAGCTGCAGCCATTCCCAACATAAGGAATTGGCAAACAAGCAGCTCAAGCCGTAA
- a CDS encoding putative collagen (encoded by transcript BESB_044290), producing MRSKVSKSIGFGLALALCAAGREHARVDALQVKPHTEPLREVHTTVAPTLLEQTNTSRWSDNSGVLCVISRQGAGCAHRSVDIDGFSYQGASCPKDLCCSKTACHIPHGCGAFCESSWALCSTSIVYHKDKSYGGDCSCEKQGHRCHQHAVCVENLNPGGGARCECVTGFMGDGIHCEPDACLSEGWNPCGIHGACVPHSVDRYSCECYDNFERILDSDGKETCGLKPGSVCRVMGGNCKAGRCVEDPNNPHGYRCECPPNQFHSDVGEPTCVSPCEETGGETDCRPGSCRATGTSSYACECPNGYREGVGSGDRSICEPVLVETPEQTPQTEEQSHSSEQEKEEESGEEEEFGEEDGESGETGGENGGISGEIGGENGGISGEIGGENGGISGENGGISGEIGGENGGISGEIGGENGGISGEIGGENGSISGEIGGENGGISGEIGGENGGNSGENGGISGEIGGENGGMSGEIGGENGGNSGEIGGENGGISGEIGGENGGMSGEIGGENGGISGEIGGENGSISGEIGGENGGISGEIGGENGGISGEIGGENGGNSGEIGGENGGISGEIGGENGGNSGEIGGENGGISGETGEGYPNGDSSQSGKDEAGMETEDPSGQGPEDADTKVYKCVDNICHPGKCQETSPGKMECMCPPKYVRVYRADSAYCVFGPQ from the coding sequence ATGCGCTCGAAGGTGAGCAAATCGATTGGTTTCGGgctcgcgctggcgctgtgcgcggcagggcgggagcacgcgcgcgtcgacgcGCTTCAGGTGAAGCCGCACACTGAACCGCTTCGGGAGGTGCATACGACGGTAGCCCCGACGCTGCTTGAGCAGACGAACACTTCCCGATGGAGTGACAATTCGGGGGTTCTTTGTGTCATCTCGCGCCAAGGTGCCGGGTGTGCTCACCGCTCGGTCGACATTGACGGTTTCAGCTACCAGGGCGCAAGCTGCCCGAAGGACCTTTGCTGCAGCAAAACGGCGTGCCACATTCCGCACGGTTGCGGAGCCTTCTGCGAAAGCAGCTGGGCCTTGTGCAGCACGTCCATCGTGTACCACAAGGACAAGAGCTACGGAGGGGACTGCAGCTGCGAGAAACAAGGGCACCGTTGCCACCAGCATGCCGTATGTGTAGAAAACTTAAATCCTGGAGGGGGAGCGCGCTGCGAGTGCGTGACCGGATTTATGGGCGATGGCATTCATTGCGAACCGGACGCCTGCTTATCCGAAGGATGGAATCCCTGCGGCATTCACGGCGCCTGTGTACCCCATTCAGTGGACAGGTACTCATGTGAATGCTACGACAACTTCGAGCGGATTTTGGATTCCGACGGCAAAGAGACATGCGGACTGAAGCCGGGCAGCGTTTGCCGGGTCATGGGCGGCAACTGCAAGGCCGGCAGATGCGTCGAAGATCCCAACAACCCCCACGGATACAGATGCGAGTGTCCTCCCAACCAGTTCCATTCCGACGTCGGAGAGCCGACGTGCGTCTCACCCTGCGAAGAGACTGGCGGGGAGACGGACTGTCGCCCTGGCTCCTGTAGAGCTACTGGCACAAGTAGCTACGCCTGTGAATGCCCTAACGGATACCGCGAAGGCGTCGGCTCCGGCGACCGCTCGATCTGCGAGCCTGTGCTTGTTGAGACGCCcgagcagacgccgcagacagaaGAGCAGTCACATTCTAGTGAacaggagaaggaagaagaatctggtgaggaagaagagtttggtgaggaagacggcgagtcTGGCGAGACCGGTGGCGAGAATGGCGGCATCTCTGGCGAGATCGGTGGCGAGAATGGCGGCATCTCTGGCGAGATCGGTGGCGAGAATGGCGGCATATCTGGCGAGAATGGCGGCATCTCTGGCGAGATCGGTGGCGAGAATGGCGGCATATCTGGCGAGATCGGTGGCGAGAATGGCGGCATCTCTGGCGAGATCGGCGGCGAGAATGGCAGCATCTCTGGCGAGATCGGTGGCGAGAATGGCGGCATCTCTGGCGAGATCGGTGGCGAGAATGGCGGCAACTCTGGCGAGAATGGCGGCATCTCTGGCGAGATCGGTGGCGAGAATGGCGGCATGTCTGGCGAGATCGGTGGCGAGAATGGCGGCAACTCTGGCGAGATCGGTGGCGAGAATGGCGGCATCTCTGGCGAGATCGGTGGCGAGAATGGCGGCATGTCTGGCGAGATCGGTGGCGAGAATGGCGGCATCTCTGGCGAGATCGGCGGCGAGAATGGCAGCATCTCTGGCGAGATCGGTGGCGAGAATGGCGGCATCTCTGGCGAGATCGGTGGCGAGAATGGCGGCATCTCTGGCGAGATCGGTGGCGAGAATGGCGGCAACTCTGGCGAGATCGGTGGCGAGAATGGCGGCATCTCTGGCGAGATCGGCGGCGAGAATGGCGGCAACTCTGGCGAGATCGGTGGCGAGAATGGCGGCATCTCTGGCGAGACGGGTGAAGGTTACCCTAACGGGGATTCTTCGCAATCGGGGAAGGATGAGGCGGGAATGGAAACAGAGGACCCGAGTGGGCAGGGTCCTGAAGACGCGGACACGAAAGTCTATAAGTGCGTCGACAATATATGCCACCCTGGAAAGTGCCAGGAGACGTCACCAGGCAAGATGGAGTGCATGTGTCCCCCAAAGTATGTCAGAGTCTACCGCGCAGATAGCGCCTACTGTGTGTTTGGACCGCAGTGA